A genomic stretch from Eptesicus fuscus isolate TK198812 chromosome 15, DD_ASM_mEF_20220401, whole genome shotgun sequence includes:
- the LOC103304545 gene encoding olfactory receptor 1J4-like: MRPENQSSVSQFLLLGLPIPPGQQGVFFTLFLGMYLTTVLGNLLIILLIRLDSRLHTPMYFFLSHLAFSDISLSSVIVPKMLMNMQTRQQSIPYVGCISQLYFYMFFVGLDNFLLAVMAYDRYVAICHPLNYTTIMREGLCMLLVAGSWIISCVHDLLHILLLVRLMRPENQSSVSEFLLLGLPIPPGQQGVFFTLFLGMYLTTVLGNLLIILLIRLDSRLHTPMYFFLSHLAFSDVSFSSVIVPKMLMNMQIQHLRISYPGCISQMYFYILFGCVDNLLLAVMAYDRYVAICHPLHYTIIMREGLCVLLVAGSWILSCSSALLHTLLLVQLSFCTYNIIPHFFCSLPILLKLSCSNTSVNELVIFTAGAVVVIFPLSGIMTSYGHIAASILRVPSTKGICKALSTCGSHLCVVSLFYGTIMALYFSSSSNNSNDKDMIASLMYTVVTPMLNPFIYSLRNKDMKLALGILFRNSVLVAK, from the exons atgaggcctgagaaccagagcagcgtgtcccagttcctcctcctggggctccccatcccgccagggcagcagggcgtgttcttcaccctgttcctgggcatgtacctgaccacggtgctgggcaacctgctcatcatcctgctcATCAGGCTGGACTCTCGCCTGCAcacgcccatgtacttcttcctcagccacttggccttctctgacatttctctttcctctgtcatTGTCCCAAAGATGCTCATGAACATGCAGACTCGGCAACAATCCATTCCCTATGTGGGATGCATTTCTCAGttgtatttttacatgttttttgtTGGTCTTGACAACTTCCTTCTGGCTGTGATGGCATATGACAGGTACGTGGCCATCTGTCATCCCCTGAACTACACTACCAtcatgagggaggggctgtgtaTGTTGCTGGTGGCTGGCTCCTGGATTATCTCCTGTGTCCATGATTTGCTGCACATTCTCCTGTTGGTCCGACT CATGAGGCCTGAAAACCAGAGCAGCGTGTCCGAGTTTctcctcctggggctccccatccctccagggcagcagggcgtgttcttcaccctgttcctgggcatgtacctgaccacggtgctgggcaacctgctcatcatcctgctcATCAGGCTGGACTCTCGCCTGCAcacgcccatgtacttcttcctcagccACTTGGCCTTCTCTGACGTCTCCTTCTCATCTGTCATTGTCCCTAAGATGCTCATGAACATGCAGATTCAGCACCTCCGCATTTCCTACCCAGGGTGTATTTCAcagatgtatttttatatactttttggtTGTGTTGATAATCTCCTTCTGGCAGTGATGGCATATGACAGGTACGTGGCCATTTGTCACCCTCTACATTATACCATCAtcatgagggaggggctgtgtgtgctATTGGTGGCTGGTTCCTGGATTCTCTCCTGTAGCAGTGCCCTGTTGCACACCCTCCTCTTGGTCCAGCTGTCCTTCTGTACTTACAACATCATTCCCCACTTTTTCTGTAGCCTTCCTATTCTACTCAAGCTGTCTTGCTCAAACACCTCTGTCAATGAGCTGGTTATATTCACTGCAGGGGCTGTAGTTGTCATTTTTCCATTGAGTGGCATCATGACCTCCTATGGCCACATTGCAGCCTCCATCCTGAGGGTCCCCTCTACCAAAGGGATCTGCAAAGCCTTGTCCACCTGTGGCTCCCATCTGTGTGTGGTGTCTCTCTTCTATGGAACAATTATGGCTCTGTACTTTTCCTCCTCATCAAACAACTCTAATGACAAAGACATGATTGCCTCTCTGATGTATACAGTGGTgacccccatgctgaaccccttcatctataGCCTGAGGAACAAAGACATGAAATTGGCTCTGGGGATTCTTTTCAGAAACAGTGTCCTTGTTGCCAAGTGA